One segment of Ferviditalea candida DNA contains the following:
- a CDS encoding lipoate--protein ligase family protein, with product MRYLNLGTVSAPRSQAVYHAVAQEMSQGDELTLITVSPREPYVCVGHHQVTSREVDVEYCFAQGIPVGRRMTGGGAVYLDYDQIFWHLVIPQQFVNVEQLYEKYLQAPVRTYQRMGIPARHRPVNDLVVGARKIGGTGAANIAEATVLVGSIMMDFNIAAMAKVLRVPSEKFRDKLVSGLEEYMTSIKREMGDRPLPDREQVTEWLVEGFADILGEPVVHGTLREAEQTALKRLESQLFSTDFVFRSEGILLDGVKISGDVRLYEGVHKAPGGLIRLIYRERGGVFDDVLLAGDFFVYPEESLQAFTEGIIGQEVAEQNFILQAKRLLERSEMPGVGLDDLLASYRAANSTNT from the coding sequence ATGCGTTATTTGAATCTTGGAACCGTTTCCGCACCCCGGTCGCAGGCCGTATATCATGCCGTAGCTCAAGAAATGTCGCAGGGCGATGAGCTGACGTTGATTACTGTCAGCCCGCGGGAACCGTACGTCTGTGTAGGACACCATCAAGTCACAAGCCGGGAAGTGGATGTGGAATACTGCTTCGCTCAAGGAATCCCGGTTGGCCGCCGAATGACGGGGGGCGGCGCGGTATATCTGGATTATGATCAAATCTTTTGGCATCTGGTGATTCCGCAGCAATTCGTGAATGTGGAGCAGTTGTATGAAAAGTACCTTCAAGCTCCGGTCCGGACCTATCAGAGAATGGGCATTCCCGCCCGGCACAGGCCGGTCAATGATCTGGTGGTGGGAGCCCGCAAAATCGGCGGCACCGGCGCGGCGAACATTGCGGAAGCGACGGTGCTTGTAGGAAGCATCATGATGGATTTTAACATTGCTGCCATGGCCAAGGTACTGCGGGTACCGTCGGAGAAATTCCGCGACAAGCTGGTTTCAGGTTTAGAGGAATACATGACCTCGATCAAACGGGAAATGGGCGATCGCCCTTTGCCGGACCGGGAACAGGTTACCGAATGGCTGGTGGAAGGTTTTGCCGATATATTGGGTGAGCCTGTGGTGCACGGAACATTGAGGGAGGCGGAACAAACCGCTTTAAAGCGGCTGGAGTCTCAGCTGTTTTCAACGGATTTTGTCTTTCGCTCCGAGGGAATTTTGCTTGACGGCGTCAAAATATCCGGGGATGTCCGTCTCTATGAAGGAGTTCATAAGGCCCCGGGAGGGTTGATTCGTTTGATATACCGCGAGCGCGGGGGAGTCTTTGACGATGTGCTGTTAGCGGGAGATTTCTTTGTTTATCCGGAGGAGTCGCTGCAAGCGTTCACCGAAGGGATCATCGGCCAGGAGGTCGCGGAACAAAACTTTATTCTGCAAGCCAAACGGCTGCTGGAACGCTCAGAGATGCCGGGAGTCGGCTTGGACGATCTGCTGGCCTCCTATCGGGCGGCGAACTCCACCAATACCTAG
- a CDS encoding glycine cleavage system protein H, which produces MARVGEFEFPDDLWFDVELDVWARQREDKSIVLGMTDPAQARAGRILHVRARTGKSVEAGKSTATIESGKWVGPFPAPLKGTVLELNPLAAADPNLINRDPYGEGWIVRLQPSLPDWPQGNLLNGPEVAKRYEVKLTEEGFSCMLPPGGKKEDQ; this is translated from the coding sequence ATGGCTCGTGTAGGAGAATTTGAATTTCCGGATGATTTATGGTTTGACGTCGAATTGGACGTCTGGGCGCGTCAGCGTGAGGATAAAAGCATTGTCCTCGGCATGACCGATCCTGCCCAAGCCCGTGCGGGACGAATTCTGCACGTGCGTGCCCGGACCGGAAAGTCGGTTGAGGCGGGCAAGAGCACAGCCACCATCGAATCAGGCAAATGGGTTGGTCCCTTTCCGGCGCCGCTGAAAGGAACCGTGCTGGAATTAAATCCGCTGGCGGCGGCCGACCCGAATTTGATCAACCGAGACCCCTACGGCGAGGGGTGGATCGTTCGCTTGCAGCCGTCCCTTCCCGATTGGCCCCAAGGAAATCTCTTGAATGGGCCGGAGGTGGCAAAACGGTATGAAGTCAAATTGACGGAAGAGGGCTTCAGCTGCATGCTCCCGCCTGGCGGTAAAAAAGAGGATCAATAG
- a CDS encoding glycine cleavage system protein H: MSKGCNLPEELYYFIEKHVWAKPEDDGTVLVGMTDVAQSLAGKIIVVSLRSLDKTLARGKSAGTLESGKWVGTIPTPVAGKVVAINEQLKKQPSLINSDPYGEGWLIRVQPDDWQADQAILATGVEGVAQYRSKLEAEGIECNS, from the coding sequence ATGAGCAAAGGATGCAATCTTCCGGAAGAATTATATTACTTTATTGAAAAGCATGTATGGGCGAAGCCAGAGGATGACGGAACCGTTCTGGTCGGGATGACGGACGTGGCACAGAGTCTTGCCGGCAAAATTATCGTGGTGAGCCTCAGGTCTCTGGACAAGACGCTTGCCCGCGGCAAGAGCGCCGGGACTTTGGAAAGCGGCAAGTGGGTGGGAACCATCCCTACTCCCGTCGCCGGCAAGGTAGTGGCCATTAACGAGCAGCTGAAGAAACAGCCGAGTCTGATCAACTCCGATCCCTATGGCGAGGGTTGGCTGATTCGCGTGCAGCCTGACGATTGGCAGGCCGATCAGGCAATTCTTGCAACCGGCGTGGAAGGTGTTGCCCAATATCGAAGCAAACTGGAAGCCGAAGGCATTGAATGCAACTCGTAG
- a CDS encoding heterodisulfide reductase-related iron-sulfur binding cluster has translation MGPVAKRPVFEGFEDTWLVTLFYVLAFIAIVVFLYGVVLRIRRYMAGRHQPVYKDWPKRLAQAFWEVLSSRKIGRRDPYTGIAHGFVFWSFGFLFLGTTIIAIDQDILGLISPSLRFWKGNFFLGFSIVMDISAVLFIVGLGMLGLRRAFFNVFRLSYARVDGKAEDRSRYRREDWWFLGQLLLIGLTGLFIEVFRLMMDHPWFEIYSPVGLLLARGFEGLGMSAQQAAEWHLGLWWFHAFLALTFIAYIPYAKSVHMAASWVNLAVRDRKAGIALPAPATETSLGLPLTPSAIDLNWKEMLSVDACTKCGRCHDVCPARNSGAPLSPRDLILDLREALGGRHGMRQAAVSAADGNGAPSEVPCLREMAAGGTSLISPDVLWSCTTCRACVETCPVGIEHVPLIVQMRRTLIDEGAMDDNLSSTLMNFARKGNSFGQSERNRPKWVKDARVPVKDARKEEVEYLWFVGDYASYDPRAQRVAQTLARILTHAGVSFGILYEAERNAGNDVRRTGEEGLYETLVEKNIQAIQSAKFKKILTTDPHSYNTIKNEYPAYGLEVQIEHYTELLNRLAKEKRLVVTEPQRVTATYHDPCYLGRYNGVFDPPRNLIEHVGATLVEMPRNRDNSFCCGAGGGRIWMGDTLYPNKPAESRIHEAKQLHGVTHFVVACPKDLVMYSDAVKTAGYEGQMEVSDLIFLVEKAMGLENYAAEEIMV, from the coding sequence ATGGGACCCGTAGCGAAGCGGCCTGTTTTTGAAGGGTTTGAAGATACTTGGTTGGTTACGTTATTCTATGTGCTTGCCTTTATCGCGATTGTCGTATTTCTTTACGGTGTCGTACTTCGCATTCGTCGTTATATGGCGGGACGGCATCAGCCTGTGTACAAAGATTGGCCGAAACGGCTGGCGCAAGCCTTTTGGGAAGTGCTTTCCAGCCGCAAAATCGGGCGTCGCGACCCCTATACGGGGATTGCGCACGGATTTGTGTTTTGGTCTTTTGGCTTTCTCTTTCTGGGAACAACGATCATTGCCATCGATCAGGACATTCTCGGCTTGATTTCACCCTCATTACGTTTTTGGAAAGGAAATTTCTTTCTCGGCTTTTCCATTGTGATGGATATTTCCGCCGTTCTGTTTATTGTTGGACTCGGCATGCTGGGTCTCCGGCGGGCGTTTTTCAACGTGTTCCGGTTGAGCTATGCGCGGGTGGACGGAAAGGCGGAGGATCGATCGAGGTATCGCCGCGAGGACTGGTGGTTTCTGGGACAGCTTTTGTTGATCGGCTTAACCGGTCTGTTCATCGAAGTGTTCCGGCTCATGATGGACCATCCTTGGTTTGAGATCTATTCGCCGGTAGGCCTGCTGCTCGCAAGAGGTTTCGAGGGGTTGGGCATGAGCGCGCAGCAAGCGGCGGAATGGCACTTGGGTCTGTGGTGGTTTCACGCTTTTCTGGCGCTGACCTTCATAGCCTATATCCCATATGCCAAATCCGTTCACATGGCGGCTTCATGGGTGAACCTGGCGGTCCGTGACCGGAAGGCGGGAATTGCGCTTCCTGCGCCGGCGACGGAGACTTCCCTGGGCTTGCCGCTGACTCCTTCGGCGATCGATTTGAACTGGAAGGAAATGCTCAGCGTCGATGCCTGCACCAAATGCGGACGCTGCCACGATGTCTGCCCTGCCCGCAATTCCGGGGCTCCGCTCTCACCGCGGGATCTGATTCTCGATTTGCGCGAGGCGCTCGGCGGCCGCCACGGTATGAGACAGGCCGCTGTCTCGGCGGCAGACGGGAACGGCGCGCCGTCCGAAGTGCCTTGCCTGCGTGAAATGGCGGCAGGGGGAACGAGCTTGATCTCGCCGGATGTGCTGTGGTCCTGCACCACATGCCGGGCCTGCGTGGAAACCTGTCCGGTGGGAATCGAACACGTTCCTTTGATTGTCCAAATGCGGCGAACCCTGATTGATGAGGGCGCGATGGATGACAATCTGTCCTCGACGTTGATGAACTTTGCGCGCAAGGGCAACTCCTTCGGACAGTCGGAACGCAATCGTCCGAAATGGGTGAAGGACGCGCGTGTTCCGGTGAAGGATGCGCGCAAGGAGGAAGTGGAGTATCTATGGTTTGTCGGCGACTATGCCAGCTACGATCCGCGGGCTCAGCGGGTGGCGCAAACGCTTGCGAGAATCTTGACCCATGCCGGGGTCAGCTTCGGTATTCTCTACGAAGCGGAACGCAATGCGGGGAACGATGTGCGGCGTACGGGAGAGGAAGGATTGTATGAAACTTTGGTGGAGAAAAACATCCAGGCCATTCAGTCCGCCAAATTCAAAAAAATTCTTACGACCGATCCCCACAGCTACAACACCATCAAGAATGAGTATCCCGCTTACGGCCTTGAGGTCCAGATCGAGCATTACACGGAATTGCTGAACCGGCTGGCCAAAGAAAAGCGTTTGGTCGTGACCGAGCCGCAGCGTGTGACTGCAACCTATCATGACCCCTGTTACTTGGGCCGTTACAACGGTGTGTTTGATCCGCCGCGCAATCTTATCGAACATGTGGGCGCAACGCTGGTTGAGATGCCGCGCAATCGCGACAACAGCTTTTGCTGTGGAGCCGGCGGAGGCCGCATCTGGATGGGGGATACGCTTTACCCCAACAAACCGGCGGAAAGCCGGATTCATGAAGCGAAGCAGCTGCATGGCGTCACCCATTTTGTCGTCGCCTGTCCGAAGGATTTGGTGATGTATTCCGATGCGGTGAAAACGGCGGGATATGAGGGGCAGATGGAAGTCAGCGATTTGATTTTCCTGGTTGAAAAAGCCATGGGACTGGAGAATTACGCAGCAGAGGAGATAATGGTATGA
- a CDS encoding electron transfer flavoprotein subunit alpha/FixB family protein, whose product MSTALVFVEVLDGKIAEITYELLDVARQMVGEDGTVTALAVTRQEMLKDLGKADRILLAANPNDQYLPDVLGKTLAKAIESTQPDIVLAGSTAVGLDVATYAACRTGYGSVAYVQKVAQAGDGWMAEALILGGKMVASVEVPARSVLQVIAGVGNAEQGRAEGTPPVETLEAEAAARTAYYGLTMPDTSDVDITKQDVLVSIGRGIGDKDNVEIAEELAEALGAVVSASRPIIDAGWMPKSRQVGKSGQKVKPKVYLALGISGAPEHLEGMRDAELIIAVNTDPKAPIFDVAHYGIVEDLLDFVPLLTEKINE is encoded by the coding sequence ATGTCTACAGCGCTGGTCTTTGTAGAGGTTTTGGATGGAAAAATAGCTGAAATTACTTACGAGCTGCTGGATGTGGCCCGACAGATGGTCGGCGAAGACGGCACGGTCACAGCCTTGGCCGTCACGCGTCAGGAAATGCTCAAGGATCTGGGAAAAGCCGATCGCATACTGCTGGCGGCAAATCCCAACGATCAATATCTTCCGGATGTGCTGGGCAAAACTCTTGCGAAAGCGATTGAAAGCACTCAGCCGGACATTGTTTTGGCCGGCAGCACGGCAGTCGGATTGGATGTGGCAACCTATGCGGCTTGCCGGACGGGGTATGGCAGTGTAGCCTACGTCCAAAAGGTTGCGCAAGCCGGAGATGGCTGGATGGCCGAAGCTTTGATTCTGGGAGGTAAGATGGTCGCATCGGTGGAGGTTCCCGCGCGCAGCGTGCTGCAGGTTATCGCGGGTGTCGGCAACGCCGAGCAAGGCCGTGCCGAAGGGACTCCCCCGGTGGAAACGCTGGAGGCGGAGGCTGCTGCCCGTACGGCCTATTACGGCCTGACGATGCCGGACACCAGCGACGTCGACATCACCAAACAGGATGTGCTCGTGAGCATCGGCCGGGGGATCGGCGACAAGGACAATGTGGAGATTGCCGAAGAGCTGGCTGAGGCGCTTGGCGCTGTCGTGTCAGCTTCCAGACCGATCATCGACGCCGGATGGATGCCGAAATCCCGGCAGGTCGGAAAGTCCGGTCAAAAGGTCAAGCCGAAGGTTTACTTGGCATTGGGGATCAGCGGAGCGCCGGAGCATCTCGAAGGGATGCGCGATGCCGAGCTGATTATTGCGGTGAATACCGATCCTAAAGCGCCGATTTTCGATGTGGCCCATTATGGAATTGTGGAAGATTTGCTTGATTTCGTGCCGCTGCTGACAGAGAAAATCAACGAGTGA
- a CDS encoding electron transfer flavoprotein subunit beta/FixA family protein produces MKMLVPMKLVPDVVEELIIAADGKQLDREEIALKLNEFDDHALEQALLIKEAVGGEIIAVAAETGDIDEVLFTALAKGADRGVKLVGDGLEQGLTNRQYAEMLRAVVEETQPDLILTGVQANDDLDGQLATWLSGILDYPFATVVSRVEAADGQVKVQKEFSGGVIANLSLQTPALVGVQVAPATPRYAPISRVRQIMKTTSLDEMEVEVPDVPGPKVVSLAVPVSDGHAEMIEGDAEEKAERLLALLRERGLLA; encoded by the coding sequence ATGAAAATGTTGGTGCCGATGAAGTTGGTGCCGGATGTGGTCGAGGAACTGATTATCGCTGCTGACGGAAAGCAATTGGACAGGGAAGAAATCGCCTTGAAGCTGAATGAATTCGATGATCACGCACTGGAGCAAGCGCTTCTCATCAAGGAAGCTGTCGGTGGTGAAATCATTGCGGTAGCGGCAGAAACGGGCGATATTGACGAGGTTTTGTTTACGGCTTTGGCCAAAGGGGCCGACCGCGGTGTTAAATTGGTGGGCGACGGCTTGGAGCAAGGCTTGACCAACCGTCAATATGCGGAAATGCTCCGCGCCGTAGTCGAGGAAACGCAGCCGGATTTGATCCTGACGGGCGTTCAAGCCAACGACGATCTGGATGGACAGCTGGCTACGTGGCTATCGGGGATTCTTGATTATCCTTTCGCAACGGTGGTTTCCCGCGTTGAAGCTGCTGACGGACAAGTGAAGGTGCAAAAGGAGTTCTCCGGCGGGGTGATTGCCAACCTGAGCTTGCAGACGCCTGCATTGGTAGGCGTTCAGGTGGCGCCTGCGACTCCCCGATACGCGCCGATCTCTAGGGTGAGACAGATCATGAAAACGACATCGCTGGATGAAATGGAAGTGGAGGTTCCGGATGTACCTGGTCCGAAGGTCGTTAGTCTCGCAGTCCCGGTTTCCGATGGGCATGCGGAGATGATCGAAGGAGATGCCGAGGAGAAGGCGGAACGTCTGCTGGCATTGCTGCGCGAACGCGGGTTATTGGCTTAA
- a CDS encoding (Fe-S)-binding protein: MSKVKPIELGEMTVDGIHLTENWTRMFEPRVISEYDLSVLEDVTAVEGAESLAYCYQCGKCTGVCPVDTVGDYSPRKVFRRTQLGISLLDSPDLWLCTTCSNCLRVCPKEVNMIKIMPALREKAVLESKAPKELLDAFEATARYGNPLGESPRKRGDWTKEAGVPVPILSKSKEPVDVLWFVECYPSYHPRGKDASVALARVFNALGVDFGILGAEEKCAGDSQRMAGERGLFEMLAEHNINMFSKYEFNRIVVTDPHAYNAFLHEYPKLGGDFTTLHYTQFLAERIDQLELKNPINKRVTFHDPCYLGRHNGEYEAPRRLLQAIPGLDLVEMGHCRETGYCCGGGGGGMWLDGFNRDHMSMRLSEKRVLEAIEYGADVLAVACPFEVSRFEDAVKSTGNAGKLEVLDIVELLARSAGLIEA; encoded by the coding sequence TTGAGCAAGGTTAAGCCCATTGAACTTGGTGAGATGACGGTGGACGGAATCCATTTGACCGAAAACTGGACGCGGATGTTCGAACCGCGCGTCATCAGCGAATATGATTTATCGGTTTTAGAGGATGTAACGGCGGTTGAAGGAGCCGAGTCCCTCGCGTACTGTTACCAGTGCGGCAAGTGCACCGGGGTCTGTCCCGTGGATACGGTCGGGGATTATTCGCCCCGCAAAGTTTTCCGCCGTACCCAGCTCGGCATTTCTTTGCTGGACAGTCCCGATTTGTGGCTGTGCACCACATGCTCCAACTGTCTGCGCGTCTGTCCGAAAGAAGTCAATATGATCAAAATCATGCCGGCGCTGCGGGAAAAGGCTGTGCTCGAAAGCAAGGCGCCTAAGGAGTTGTTGGACGCCTTTGAGGCAACCGCGCGATACGGCAATCCGCTGGGAGAATCTCCGCGCAAGCGGGGGGATTGGACCAAGGAAGCCGGCGTGCCGGTTCCGATTTTGAGCAAATCCAAGGAACCCGTCGACGTCTTGTGGTTTGTGGAGTGCTATCCATCCTATCATCCGCGGGGCAAGGACGCTTCCGTGGCGCTGGCCCGAGTGTTCAACGCCTTGGGCGTGGACTTCGGAATTCTCGGGGCTGAGGAAAAGTGCGCCGGCGATTCGCAGCGTATGGCGGGAGAGCGCGGCCTGTTTGAAATGCTCGCGGAGCATAACATCAATATGTTTTCGAAATATGAATTCAACCGGATTGTGGTTACCGATCCCCATGCGTATAACGCATTCCTGCATGAGTATCCCAAACTGGGAGGGGATTTCACCACCCTGCATTACACGCAGTTTTTGGCGGAGCGGATTGACCAACTGGAGCTGAAAAACCCGATTAACAAGCGTGTTACTTTCCACGACCCCTGTTACTTGGGCAGACATAACGGCGAATATGAAGCGCCCCGCCGTTTGCTGCAGGCCATACCCGGATTGGATCTGGTCGAAATGGGGCACTGCCGGGAGACCGGTTACTGCTGCGGGGGCGGAGGCGGAGGCATGTGGCTCGACGGATTTAACCGCGATCACATGAGCATGCGTTTGTCGGAAAAGCGGGTCCTGGAAGCGATCGAGTACGGCGCCGATGTGCTGGCGGTCGCTTGTCCTTTCGAGGTTTCGCGCTTTGAGGATGCCGTGAAATCCACGGGCAATGCCGGCAAGCTGGAGGTATTGGATATTGTGGAACTGCTGGCCCGGTCGGCAGGCCTGATTGAAGCTTAA
- a CDS encoding CoB--CoM heterodisulfide reductase iron-sulfur subunit A family protein yields MPLNTVLIVGGGPAGLEAARGVAELGKRALLVEAREELGGTPFASSYATLTPDLRDTEEAMQDLLNDVRQNPLVDLRLGTRIVNSMGEQGNFEVTLRNADGTQVVEKVGAVIVATGFKHFDPGRETQMYGYYEYDDVITLVDAEKMMKQGKIVRPSTGEPPEKVAFIQCVGSRDRQIGNQYCSKVCCGIASKQSIEIKRMLPKAKVFIFYIDMRMYGFWEDQIYWKAQEEYKVNYVRGIVTEVIKKGDKLLVKGEDTTMGRPMEVLMDMVILSVGMEPSNGTIEMSKTFSIPLEEHGFLATQNAPLDTVSTKVPGIFVAGAAAGPKDLEDSISMGGAAAMKAVALLNKLQRVTA; encoded by the coding sequence ATGCCATTGAATACGGTTTTGATCGTCGGAGGCGGTCCGGCAGGGCTGGAAGCGGCCCGCGGGGTAGCGGAATTAGGAAAGCGGGCATTATTGGTGGAAGCGCGGGAGGAATTGGGCGGAACGCCTTTTGCTTCAAGCTACGCAACCCTGACGCCCGATTTGCGGGATACCGAAGAAGCGATGCAAGACTTGCTGAACGATGTCCGGCAAAATCCGCTCGTCGATCTGAGATTGGGCACCAGAATCGTCAACAGTATGGGAGAGCAGGGCAATTTTGAGGTGACGCTCCGCAACGCCGACGGCACGCAGGTGGTGGAAAAGGTTGGAGCCGTTATTGTCGCTACCGGCTTCAAGCATTTTGACCCCGGCCGGGAGACGCAAATGTACGGCTATTATGAATATGACGACGTCATCACGTTGGTAGACGCCGAAAAAATGATGAAGCAGGGCAAGATCGTCCGGCCATCGACGGGAGAGCCTCCGGAGAAAGTGGCGTTTATCCAATGCGTCGGATCCCGCGACCGGCAAATCGGCAATCAATACTGCTCGAAGGTTTGCTGCGGCATTGCCTCCAAGCAATCGATCGAAATCAAACGGATGCTGCCGAAAGCGAAAGTGTTCATTTTCTACATCGACATGCGGATGTACGGATTCTGGGAAGATCAGATCTATTGGAAAGCGCAGGAAGAGTACAAAGTGAATTATGTGCGCGGCATTGTCACCGAGGTCATCAAGAAGGGCGACAAATTGCTGGTGAAAGGCGAAGACACGACGATGGGACGGCCGATGGAGGTGCTTATGGATATGGTTATATTATCCGTGGGGATGGAGCCCTCCAACGGAACCATTGAAATGAGCAAAACCTTCTCCATTCCTCTCGAGGAACACGGATTTCTGGCGACACAGAATGCCCCGCTGGATACGGTATCCACGAAGGTTCCCGGTATTTTCGTGGCGGGTGCGGCTGCCGGTCCGAAGGATCTGGAGGACTCGATCTCAATGGGAGGAGCAGCGGCTATGAAAGCGGTAGCGCTGCTGAATAAGCTGCAAAGAGTGACGGCTTAA